The Arvicola amphibius chromosome 5, mArvAmp1.2, whole genome shotgun sequence genome contains the following window.
CCCTCCCAACGACTGGGAAAGACCAAGCCTTGTGACAGCTGCTTCTGTTAAGTTTGGAAGTGAACCACACTGCTATAGGTCCCCTGAATCGGGCCTGGGAACGGGCACCCCGTCCTGGGATAGAGGCAAGCCTGACACTCCCTCAGGAGAGAAGACAGACCTGTACCTCTCTAGGGGTAGATGTAAAGGTCTCCTTTACAATTCCCGAGTAGACCCTCAGACTCTGATCTCATCTAGTTGGGGAGGAAAGCGTTTACTTGgctcacacttcagcattgctgtttatcactaaaggaagtcaggacaagaactcacacagggcaggatcctggaggcaggagaaggagcGCTGCTTACTGACGTGCTCaatccaccttcttatagaacccaggacccccagcccagggatagcGCCACCCACcctgggctggaccctcccccattgatcactagaTGAGAAAAGGCCACATAGCTGGATCTCAAGAAGGCATTTCCtaagctgaggctccttcctctggtgactctagcttgtgtcaaattgacacgcAAAACCAACCAGTACAAGCAGGATAGCAGCTCCTTACGTTACCCTGCTCTAGTACAGCAGCATACCGGTTCTGACTCGTTACCCTGCTCTAGTACAGCGGCAGGCTGGTTCCGACTCCAGGAAGACAACCTTGGCGGAAGCCCTTACCTGAGTATAACGAGAGCAGTGGCCAGTCAAGGACCTGTATTTACCCCGTGCGCTGATGGAGTTGCGACAGCCACTTTACTGCAGCCCCCTTCCTGGTGGCTGCTGCTGTTTCCTGTTTTAATCAACAAGAGCAGGCCTCTGGACGCCATCTCACCGCTCTTGTTTCGGGTAAATAGAATACATGTCTCCCCAGGAGGTCATTCTCCTGTTGGCGCAAATCAATTTAAgagatatttattaaaacaatctttcctcattttacataccaatcaatcctagttcctactccctcctctcctcctgccccccccTTCCCCTGACCCCAttcccttccactcctcagagaggataaggcttcctatggggagtTAGAGTCTAGTACTCCATCACTTTGATGCAGGACTGCGGCCCTCCCTCCCAAATCTAGGCTCActgttgtgtgtgtacacaggtgtggccaagcatgtgtgtgcagtcagaggacaacctgtgcgAGTCGGTTCTCCCCTCCCATTTTGTGAATGCCTAGGATGGCAGTCCAaattcaggcttggcagcaagcacctttacccactgagccgtcctCTGCTCAAACTTTGTGTGACTCCCCCTTGCCTTTTAGGTTAACATCCCATAAATATTAATACCTCATAACTGAGAAGTTCTGGAAGCCCACCACCCATCCTGCCGGTGGTGGGGGTGAGATGAGTAAACCAGGCCCCGGGCTCTGCAGTGGGCTGCCAGAGATGCATAAACGCTGCAGGACTCGGCTCTCCAGCTGTGATACAGCTGTTAGCATCCTAATCAGAACAGCTGTGCTTACCGCAAGATCAGGCCAGCTGCCACTCCCTCCTAGGCACGGGGCTGGGTCACCAGACCCTCACCTAAGATGACAACCACTTACCCCTCCTGGCCCTGGCCCCAGTTGCATGTGGAGGTGCTGGGGACACAAGAGATGGATGGTCACTGCATTGATGCAGCCATTAAGTTAGCACTCAGGCCATGCTGGACACCCACGCTCCCGAAATAAAGCCCAGTAAAccactggttcaccaagctggacgtGGATGGAATGGTTACTCTGGTCCATTGTTGGTGCCCTATGGTGTCAAGAGACTATACACGTCTCCTCAAGAAAGGTTTACAGAATGCCATGAGCAAACAGGAAAAAAGGGCAAGAAATGAACTtgaaggcagagccaggacaaaaatttctcttaaaattataaaaaaaaaaaaaatgagtaagtaGTGTGCTGTTTTGCTTGACAATGAAGGCCGAGTGATGTTTTTCTCTCATCTTAGCAACTGCACgtgaatctactgatattttaattatcatctgTGACCTGCGGCCCCGGCTCTGCCACAGCCAGAATATGTAGGTTCAAATTAAGActctattgttctatttaccaGTAACACTCAGGAGtcaaacctgctagctcagagaggttgagcaGCAACTAGCTGTCCTTGCTTTTTGGCAGGAGACGCTGCAAGAGACAAACTCTCCCCGTGTCCCAGAACCAAAAGGAAGCTCCAAACTCAAGTTcctgccctttccttcctgtgaATCTTCTCTGTCCAAATTGCTGGCTTCTCTATGGCCAATCCCATTCAGCTGGTTGCTGGTTCTGTTCCCTGATTCAAGGCTTAGCTTTAGGGCAATCTCCGGATTGTCAGAGTACAATCAAAAGTGCCAAGATCGGTGGTTTTAAAATTAATACCTTCATTATTCTCTTTATCTGCTGCATACCTAAATGAACATCAttggtaaaataaatataaaaatgaataatggcCCAAGGGTTTCTTGAAGTTGGCAGAGTGCCTGCTTCTCAAGTGTAAGGCCCTGGGGTTTGaaaaggctggggtgggggtggggggcagcagAGCAGAACCCGACAGAGACCACACCTTAGTCTCACTTCACCAGAGTGGGACAGAGCTGAGCAAACAGGTCTCATGAAAACCACAATTTATGGGTGACCATCAGCAAGCACCCCCCAAAACTAAAGCCCTTCTGCTAGCTCAGCAGATGCCCCCCAGACTTCTGCAGGCTAAAAATAgcaccaatcagctcccaaattaATCTTTCCTCCACCCATCAACCCCAGAttaatccctcctctctggaattcccctaaTTCTGTTTAAAAGGAGCTTGTGACCTTCTTTGGAGCTCGCTATTTTGCCCTGCCAACGCTGGAATCAATAAAGCGCTCTTGTTGCATACGTGGTTGTtggttttctttgggggcttttcTCAGACTTTTTAACAATTGGGGTGTGTTGTCCCGGAGGCCCTCCAGAGAGACACTCTCCCACCCCATGCTGAGCGTCTGATAACCTGGCTGGCCGGTAAGTGCAGTGAGCGCTCTTTCTTGTCTTGATCTGTCACCCTTCTCTGATTGTCACTATGCAGTGGGCTTTacctgttctctttctctgggaAGCTTGAGCTAACTGAATCTGGAGGCTGAGGTTTGCCTGGCAGACTCGCTAGAGGCACCTCCACCACGTGAGCTGGGACACCTGGGTCCCTTTGGTTGAATGGAGAACAGGTTGCGCCTGTTGCAAAACAGCTCCCCAAGGATACCTTCTCTCAGCCTGTGCTGattcctggtttctttctcacGCGCCAAAACGGTACATTTCTGTCAATGCTATTTTTGTGTCTTATTGTCTGTAATGTTATCTCATTCCTTCTCTTAGGAGTGGGTCAGTCAAACTCAGCTTCCTACCTTGAGTCTTAGTTTGAACAGTTCCAAGGTCTTTCAAACCCAAGCCGCTGACTTGGAGCTCATAGCCTGGAGGGGGGGAGGTGTGTTTCTTGATAGGGACCTGGCAGGACTTCGGGAGCCTGACAGAGAATCTGCAATTGATCATGTGGTGGCCTGCACACAGGGAagctgacaatttttttttttttttttgcagaatacTGACTGCCAGGCAGACACTGTGCCTGTAAGCCCACAGCGCTGCTGCACTCCTCTCTTCCTTCACTGTGGACCAAGGTCCTTGCAGCCAGTTACTTCCCCTtaacccttctctctctctctctctctctctctctctctctctctctctctctctctcacacacacacacacacttgtggttTTGTTCATTCAGATAGAATGGGTTATAAATATCTGCCATCATTTAGAGGGGTGGGTTACAAATTATCACTGGTTAgagtaagaggaaataaaaactcCTGCTAGCCTCAGATGTTTCTTGTTGGTGCAGGTTTTTATGTGATTTGTTAtggtatatgtatgtttctgttcttgttgaaAGTATTataggtatacaatattctagAGTACTAAAGGAAACCACCAGAAGGACTTTGATAAAAGTTTTCATGGTGTCTGAAAAAAAGGCAGAgactaaaataataaagagaagagagaaaagagaaggctgTCTGAAGTGAGAATGACTGGCTGGACCAGAGGGGCAGAGATAGGAACTGAGAAGTATAGCAAGTTGTAGAAGGACGGAGGAGACACAAGATTTGAGCATGTTATGTTAATTCTGGTgtgtttttttcattaaaaataaaataaaacaaagctgatTCACTACAAACACTGTTTGCGCTGGGAACGTGGTTATACTCTttaaaggagagggggagaacaGACCACTGCCTACTGCACCCCTGTACCCTATCTTTCCTTCTCCAGGAGACTTGGAGGAGGAGTTCTTTTCTATCCCGCCACCTTACCCCCAGGCACCCCAGGATGAGAGGTCCTGGAGGGCAGAAGGGGGGATGGAGGAGCCCCCCAATACGTTTCTAACTGTTCCAATCCTCTTCACCACTGAGGAGGGGAACCGGATTATAACAGAGGCTCAGAAATTGGTTCCAGGCCCAGATGGAAGGCCTGCCACCAATGCAGACCTCATAAATGTTGGGTTTCCTGTGATGTGACCCAATTGGGATTTCAACACGGACAAAGGTAGGGAGAGGCTCAAACTCTACCTCCAGACTACAATGGAGGTGTGTCCGGGCAGCTGTGAGGTGGCCCACAAATTTGCCCAAAGTTAGTCAGGTACTCCAAGGGCCTGAAAGAAACACCAGGAACATTCCTAGAGAAGCTTGTAAGACCTATACACTCATGGATCCAGAAGCACCAGAGAATCGTCTCAGTCAGCCTGGCTTTTGTCAACCAGTCAGCACCAGATACCCACTGTAAATTGCAGAGACTTGAAGATTTTGAAGAGGTTGGCTGAACTTATCTCAGTTGCTGAGAAAGAATTCAGTAATAGGGAAACCccagaagaaagacaaaagggTTCACAAAAGCTTTAGAAAGACAGATGCAGGGGCTCACCAAGATCCTTCTAGCTGCATCAAGCAGCCCAGCGGTTAGGAGACAGACAAGGGCCATGGGAGACTCACTGCATAAAGGAAAGGGCCAGAAGCAGGGGCTGCACAATAGGCCTAGTCTGCAGAAAGACCGATCTGCCTACTGCAGGAAGCTGGGTCACTGGAGGAATGAACGCCTGGAATGACAGGGCTCAAGCGAAGGTATTGGAACTGGAAGAAATGAGAGACTGAAGGAGACAGGGCTTGGAGCCCCTCTCCAGGAGCCTTGGGTAGCCCTAAAGGTGGAGAAACCCATAGATTTTCTGATAGATACCAGAGCACAACACTCCATTCTAAAACAACCCCTAGGCAAAATATCACCAGAACAATCCTGGGTGCAAGGGGCTACAGAGATGAACCAGCACTCATGCACTACTTGAAGCTCAATAGACACAGAAAAAGGGCCGAGTGACCCACTCTTTTATGGTCATCCCTGAGTGCCCATACCCACTACTGGGAAGAGACAATAGAGACCTGCTCCAGAACTGACCCAAACAGAAACTGGGGGACCTGGGCTGGCAGCCCACCGCATCccctcagcccccccccccaataaaacagCTGAAAGCTGGGGCAATGCCAATGTGTGTCAAACAATACCCAATGCCCAGAGAGACCAAGCAGGGGATCACTCCCCATATTAGGTGCCTCAGAGGTCCCTTGCCAGTTAGCCTGGAATACACTCCTACTGCCAGTTAAAAAGCCCAATTCCAATTACTACAGACCAGTGCAACACCTGCCACTGGGTCCAGCCAGTCAGCCTAGGTCTGCTTTCCAATGGGCGGATCCAGAGGATTCAATAGACAGCTGGCCTGTGCAGCACACAACGCCCGTCTGCGCTCtagctctatgcgctaccatacagctcgtgagctttgggcaaggggctggaggttgaaacacacaaagactctcacagagacagagagacagggacatggacctctagtcactgctaagaagccccttattcaacagcaccacagaggcttatatacccaacacagtcagatggaccaacaggtgaaaaccttatcctctaatcctcaaggccaaggcaacatgtGCTcgagaagcagagctggtaaacaactttgacacagccttcagtaactcaaatcagaaggaaagtaaagatctctagcagggaagagcagctggaggccaggactccaaatggtcccaacagacCTGGACACGGCTACCCCAAGGGTTCAAGAACTCTCCTACCATTTGATGAAGCACTTCACGAGGACTTGGTAAATACCAacaagcccaccccaacatcagTATGTGGATGACCTCCTGATGGCAGCGGACACCTTACAAGCCTGCAAAGCTGCCACTGAttaatccctcctctctggaaTCCCCCTTACTTTGCTTGAAAGACGCTTGTAACCTTCTTGGGGGGACGTTCTTTTGCCACCCCAACACTGGAATCAATAAAGTGCTCTTGTTATTGCATTCGTGGTTGTTGatcttctttggggttttttcGAACCCTAAAAGTTTGACCTCtagaaccacaaaacaaaaaataaaaacatgactgCATTTGAATTAAAGAAGACAGCTAATAATGAATATGCAGGGCCTGCAATTCACTGTGGCAATTGCAGTATGATACACATTTTTTCTCTACTACAGGGATGAGCCTGGCAAGCAGATGGCACAGCTATTAATAGATCAGACAGTCTCCCCAGGTGCAGAAGAGGAACATGGCAAAGTTCTTAGAATCCAATTACCATTTTCTCCTGACCCCTTTCAACTTGTTCACAGCTCATCATATGCATCtcgctaggaaaaaaaaaaaaaaaaaaaaaaagctgtttcttCTATTATATCCCCACATACTGATCCCAAAGTGCAGGGCTTTCCCCCCAACAGCTATCCACTCTTCAAGAATCTGGATAGCGATAGCAATGCTAACACTAGAGTTAGTGTAGCCTACTGGTTAAGGGAAAAGTCCCACAAGACCACCCACTTCAGATTACATCACAACCAGTGGGTCCCCAGACTACCCACACTTGCAGCCTTCTTGGCTACAAATCAAAGTTTCTATAACCTATCAAGGTTGGCTTTAATAGCCAGTTGCCAGACTAGAATCACCTTTAAAACTGTCCTGATCGCCTTggctgatgtgggaaggcccatccTGACTGTAGGCTGCACCTTCTGCGGGCAGCCCAGGTATAAAGTGGATGTCAGCAGCAAGACCACCTTGCCTCCTGCTCAGTTGGCCTTCCCAACAGAtttgctctgctgctgctgctgctgctggtcacCAGCCATTTCCAAGCTGTCATCATGGACTAGGAACCAGTTCTCCACAGATCGGACTACTGAGGCCCCCTACCTTGTGGACTAAGTAACTGTTGCCCCTCCAGTTAGAATTACCATAGGACCACTGGGATTATTGCAGCATCTAGTCTCAAGAACAAAGTAACTACTGGGTTCACAGATTCTCCAGTGTGATCTTGTTGTTCTTCCTATTCTAAAGCCTACTTAAActcataaatgtatttttttatccCACTGAATCTGCCCTTTTAGAGAATTCTGACTAATACAAGCCCATTATTAGGAGTTTGGTAATTTTGCTAGGACAACTTAAAAAAATGCAGGAAAGCACTGGATTTGGCTTTAAGAGTGTATACAAATCAGCAGCTGGATAAAGATGTTACCTCAAAGGTCTCAGGCACAGGAACGTCTGTCTACATAGAATTGGGGTGCATCACTTTCCTAGCATATCAATGTTTTCCAACCAGGAAGCTCTCCAAACTTCACAGGTAAAGGATATAACACAGACGCAGCCCATCAGTGTGATCAACaatctccagccccaagccaATCCCTGGGATCAGCTGGAAATTGCAACTTTCTAGTCATGGCTTTGTCTTCCTGGCAACCAGCTCTCACCTTGAAGACATCCAAGAATCACCTCACTATAATCAGAACAAAAGATGTTCTGATCGAGAGGAAATTCAAAGGCACTTGAGAACTACAGTCAGGAGCCAGGTCCAACACAAGATGCACCTATCACTTAGGACACTACAAGGGTCTTAGAAACTCAATGGAGAACTGGGAGGGAAGATAAGGCAGACAGGCTGGCTGTTGCCGAATGCGTTTTCGGCAAGCTGTTCCCTAAGGACACATGGAATATGAGTAGGCAGATGTTACATCCCAGAGGGCTTGGGTTTCCTCATCTTTCCCAACATCAAATCTGTGCACACGGAACCTGCTGTCCACCCCACACAACTAGACGTACTTTTCATTGCACACCCCATACAGAGGCTGGACatggcagggttttttttaaattaatttttaagttagcaCACGAAGAGATGAGTCCCATGACTACATCTTCACACCCTGTGTGACATTATACTTTATTCCCACCCTTTCCTGTGCTTGCTGCCCGCTCCCCTTGGGGGTTCCCAGATAACCCTCCCTTCTGGTCTCCTATCCCACCATCCCATTatcttctgtttctccctcccctcacttCTCAAGATCTCCTTTCTGTCATGATCTGCACTTCACACATGTAATTTCAACCTAGGTTCCACATATGAGATCAGATATATTGTTCTGATCTTTGGCTTAGGCACTTGCTGTGAGTCCCAGCTTTATCCCCGTCCTTACAGGCAGCAGACTTCGAAAATACATAAGctttattcaaataaatttttgtttctgtaacagaaacaagaccagaaaatggaagcttaAAGACATTACACATGAAATGTCAAGACTATTCTCTATACCCTACTGCCACTCAGTCCCGAGCTTGCAAACGCCTCAGGTTAGGACATAGCGGGTGAGTCCCCCTCCTCGAACCTCTGATAGTCTCTGGCAATGCCGCAAGATGTTCAAGATCGCGTACAGCCTCTTGTCGGTTTTCAAATTCGTGAAGTCCTTTAAGTCAGCTTCCACGAAGAAAAAACGACCTGGAAAGAGAAACACCGGGTTCTAACTTCCACGAGTCCCATTCTCACAGACGTTTGTATGGAAGCACCTTGGGAATGGCTGAGTCCTTCTTACTGTCCCTATCCAAATGCTAAATAGCGGAAAAGGGTATTCCTGCTAAAACAATGCCCCAGCGACTTTTCTTTAGGGGAGCCCTGCTGTCAAGGGCAGTGCTGGTGAGCCTTAACAGCTCCAGAGACAGTCTGTGGAGATGGTAAGCAGAAAGGAGCCCACAGCAAGTCCATCATTTTACTAGAAGACCTTGGGTGAGCTGAGAACTCTTTGTCTAGTCTGCAAAACGGGTCAAGAAGACTAAAGAGGACTAAAGCTAAGAGCTGTCCAGCACCAGTGATGTGTCAGCATGGCTGGGGACGAACAACTCTCTAGATGCATCACTTCCTAGAATCCCAGGCTTGTCCTCCTCCAAGCGCTGACATGCCCTCCCTCATAGATTCCACTTTACCTTTTGTGTCCTTCGTTTCTTCATTAATAAATCTTTGGTAGTGATTTCTCTTCACGGAAGTCATAGATGCTTTTGGTTGATGTATAATCTTGTATTTACTAACCACTGccttattaatttctttaataacATCATTAATTTGACAATATGTCAAACGGGATTTCATGTacctggttttttaaaaaagtatatgattattctttttatattttatatttatattttctttatcatatatttaaatatttctacttttttaaaaaataaaataaggtaaaacaaaaacttagCACATTGGAATtggacagaaacaggaggaaaagaaaaggcacaagaatcagagatctACTCGTTCGCACACTCAGGGATCccataaaacactaaactggataatttatacacagaggacctggtgaagacccatgcaggccctgtgcgtgCTGCTTCAGTTTGTGAGTTCAATGTGCTTTCAGCATGCTGATTTAGAGGCCTTGATTCCTTTAGagccatcccctctggctctcacactctttctacctcctcttcagTAAGGTTCCCTGAGCCCCCAGGAGAGGGATCTGACTGAGATATCCTGTTGGAGGCTGAGTGTTCCCATGTATGCAGTTATTCTTTAGAACTCATCACTCACACTTTTCCTTTGAGATGATAATGTGATtacatttctccctccccccccccccccgatgatAGTATTCCTGCAGACAGTGAATGGTCCTAAAATGCTGGACTCTCTGCAAGAAAAGTGGCACAGTACAAGGGCgtagtggcacatgcccttaaccTCAGTGCTTAGGAGGAGAGgcggtagatctctgtgagttcaaggccagcttggtctatataatgTGTTCtaaaccagccagggctacacagtaagaccctgtcacaagCAAACACTTCCTGGCCCTTTTGTTGCAACATTACATGTTACAATTCATACAATCAAGCTTTATGACTTAAACAATCATGTATGTTGATTAATAGTAGTTGAACATTAGAATTTATGCTCAGTACTTACGCAGGAACACCACTGAATTCATCAGTCGTTACAAATTGCATTTCCTTAATTACTCTCTGTTCTTTGGGAGGCTTCTTTGCCGGGACAGGTTCCTCAACGTTGACTGGCTCTGTAGGATCCGGATCAGCTCTGTTAACCCTACATAGCACAGATGAAATAGATgactattttcatttatatactcAAAACATGTCGTGCACAGAATAGACACACCAGTAGTCCCGTTTGCTTCTCACAGTCAGCATACGTAAAGCTGAGCTAACTCCCAACAgcttctctcccacctccctagCTGTGCACCGGGAAGCAGCAGCATCTCCCGTCCATCCCAGTGTCTTCTGTTAGTTCCATTAGTCACCACCACTGCAGCCCCGTTCTGGCAAATGGAGTCTAGAAATCGGCTGGGGTCAACTGCCAAGACGGAAGAGACAGCTGCTCCCACAATGGCCAAAATGTTCCAAGAAAGACACCAGATCAGAAATCTGTAGATCcaacacagaaacaagaaaaggaatgCCCCAGAAAGACCACAGCCGGGGACCAGACCCAGAGCAAAAAAGCATGACTGGTTGTTGTGGGCTGTTCAAACTCTGAAATACCACCTTAGCTGTGTAGTAGAATTATGGTAGGAATTACAATAAATCCAACAGTGATGGCGCATTCTTTGGTAAATGCTAACATGACCTCCACCATTAAACTGGCTGACCTGTCCCTGTACCTGATTCTTTCCTTGACTTTCTCCTCCTGATCATGTGCTAAGAATGTGTCTGATGACTCCTGCAGGCCCAGCTCACCGTATCCACTGAAAACATCTTCAACCTTTCAAAACTGCTTTGACCTGACCTGGGTAGCAGAAGTTGGGCTACAGTTCTGTTCTGCTAGCCACATTCCTCTGGATAGCCAGTGTCCAGCCCACTCTACATCCCTGACAAATAACCACGAGGCCTCTTTTCCCTAATATTCACTCATGACTTTCCCAGGCAGTCTCCTCTTCTTGCAGGGAAATCCTAAGCATTTTCAAGGCTAGAATAGCCATTACCTCTACAGAGGGAGAGTCTGCATTGGAGGTGTTTTGCAGTATTGGTAATATACTGTTCTGAATTTAGCTCGCACATACATGGATACTGACTATTCTTCAATTTTTACATATACTATTATAATCACTTTTCTATATATGATAcacttcaaaaattaaattaaccatAGAATGTTTGCACACATTGAAAGCACCTTTTAGAAACACAATTTTGGTGTCAGGCTTGGAGAGATGGGGGTCAGCCATGACACAGAAACTCTTAcatacaaagacaaaaaaatgacagaggaTCTTATTCAGAGCCAGGCAATAGGAACAAGGAAGACACAAAAACCTGAGACATACTGGACAGCTGGGAGCTAAGAGAACAAGAAACAGTGAAGACAGAAGGCCCTGCTGAGGCCAAAAAAGCAAAGGGTTGGATACATGGGTAACAAAAGAATCACTGAGTTCAGCCTTGGATGCACAAAGTCTGAGAGAGCAGATGTCCAGCAGGCCACTAGAGCAGCAGAACTAGGCATCAACAGCACTGACAGCTGGAGTCAGGCAAGCACACAGGAGCTACCGCTtatggaagggaggagggaaaggagacagTCACAGCTGAGGATGCCAGCCAAGGATGCACAGGGCAGCAGGGACACAGCACCTAGAAACAGACTGGGTGAGTGAGGAACAGACACGGAGCTGAAGACAAACTTATCTCCCTGCAACCTTCAAGCCGTTGTTTTCATGAGAACAGGGCAGTGGTAGctaaaagccaggcatgagggCCTCTGGGAAAATGGCAGTGTAAAGCTGACAGCTTCTCCAGGTGTTtttcaggattccctgagcttagCTTACCTTAAAGGTAGAGGTTTCCCTGGTTATAAGGGTCAATGGAGATACTACACAGAGGTCAAAACCTGTCCACCTGGTCAGAGGCGTGAGACTGGTATCTGGTAGAAGGAGATAGTGATGCTACTAATCACCCTACTCTCACAGCAAAGAACATTCTGGTCAAAGCTTAAAAGTCTAAgaatgggggagggaggtggaagagTATACAAGGGAGCCTTGCCTTGGGAAAGGGGCCGTTTCCTCAGAGGTGCAGAATGAGGaaactggaggagacaggagaagtgTATGGTTTCTATTGCCAGAGACAAGAAACTGAATGAGCACTGACAAAATATTCAAGTATGTGGCAGAAAAAAACTGAGGTATTTGTTTCCATGAATACCTCAAGACAGCAAGAGTCAGAATATACTTACAAGCTCTCGGCGGCTGTCACTTGTGGCAGATAGGAAGGAATGTGTTCTCTGAGATGCTCCACAGCTTTGAAATCGCTTTCAAGAGATTCACAGAGCTCCTAAGTGTTAAAAACACTTGTGAACAAGACTTCCTCCTctacatgtgtgatgtgtgtacagTCAGAAGACTGTGATACTCACAGTCCTGGTAAGGGCTGAAGACACAGAATGCAATGAGAAAGCACAAATCCAGCAACTCAGACgaacaacaaaataacaatgaTGAGCTCAAGGGCCGGGTGTAGCTAGTGCACTTGCCTACCCagtacaaggccctgggctggATCCCAACacaggaaaaaagggggggggggggtgggagaggggaaaccTGTAACTTTTAGTGCTGTTTCTAGATGATAGTTTTCcctattggattttttttcttttttcagagaaCAAGAACTGTAATCAATCACATTATAATCATAAGATCGAGTTGAAGTTTGTCTTTCCCAAACACTTTAACCTTGGGAAGCAACCAAGAAATAGATGAAATATTGATGTTTCTCAACCTAGCAAATTGCTCTTATTGAGTTAGCACACGTTCCCAGTGCTGCCTATGAAACAGCACCAGAGGGACCACGGTCAACACAGATGGGAGGCGTTCATGTGCTTTTAGTTTCTGAGTTTTAagtttagggtttttgtttggtgtGAGTGTTTCAgcgtgtatgtgtaagtgtgtgtatagtatgtgggaatatatacacacacactgtacacacacacaaatagtatacACTCGGCATGCTCCTGGACAGGTGGACACTGACAGACCAACACTGTTTTCCATGTTGAGTCTATGGCATTTTCTTTCCAAGAACTAAATTATGCTCACGGCCATGTTTTACTTTCGACTGGGGATTAGCAGAAGCATAAG
Protein-coding sequences here:
- the Ska1 gene encoding spindle and kinetochore-associated protein 1, which translates into the protein MASDLEQLCSYVNEKIDNIKKILLIRNLGQEPALKTTLGKIGDEIITINELLNKFELEIQYQEQTNRSLKELCESLESDFKAVEHLREHIPSYLPQVTAAESLVNRADPDPTEPVNVEEPVPAKKPPKEQRVIKEMQFVTTDEFSGVPAYMKSRLTYCQINDVIKEINKAVVSKYKIIHQPKASMTSVKRNHYQRFINEETKDTKGRFFFVEADLKDFTNLKTDKRLYAILNILRHCQRLSEVRGGGLTRYVLT